The following are from one region of the Phycisphaeraceae bacterium genome:
- the pckA gene encoding phosphoenolpyruvate carboxykinase (ATP) — MPVKYGPSLDLSAGRALTNLSSAELVEYALRAGEGRLASNGALVCSTGARTGRSPKDKFLEDTAGIHDKIWWGNVNVAISPEKFDRAVEIATRYLNSLDRVFVFDGFAGAEAKHRLGVRVVSGYAWHSLFAQTLFIEPGSPADAGDGSWKQDWTILAAGAHELTRDEQQELGHASPVLIAQSLERKTVVILGTQYAGEIKKSIFYAMNFDMPEAGVFPMHCSCNVDAKDPSNVALFFGLSGTGKTTLSADPNRALVGDDEHGWGPSGIFNFEGGCYAKCIRLSEEGEPQIWNAIRFGSVLENVMIDAKTRRPDYDDGSMTENSRVTYPVDFIPGAKIPSVAGHAKNVIFLTADAFGVVPPVSRLSPEQAMYYFINGYTSKLAGTEAGVTEPVPNFSPCFGGPFLPRPPGEYAAMLAERIRKHNANVWLLNTGWTGGGYGKGHRFELKYTRQMVSQILSGELARGSFEADPVFGLSIPTRVAGVPDSVLRPRNTWADGTAYDAKARHLAQLFRENASKYDLSAEIIAAGPRG, encoded by the coding sequence ATGCCTGTGAAATATGGACCGAGCCTGGACCTGTCAGCGGGTCGGGCATTGACGAACCTGTCTTCTGCGGAGTTGGTGGAATATGCACTGCGGGCCGGCGAGGGTCGGCTTGCGTCTAATGGTGCCCTCGTCTGCTCGACCGGTGCCCGCACCGGGCGGAGCCCGAAGGACAAGTTTCTCGAAGATACAGCAGGCATCCACGACAAGATCTGGTGGGGCAATGTCAACGTTGCCATAAGCCCGGAGAAGTTCGATCGTGCGGTTGAGATCGCGACGCGGTATCTCAACAGCCTTGATCGCGTTTTTGTGTTTGATGGGTTCGCGGGCGCGGAGGCGAAGCATCGGCTGGGTGTTCGCGTGGTCAGCGGGTATGCGTGGCACTCTCTGTTTGCGCAAACGCTCTTTATCGAGCCGGGTTCTCCAGCCGACGCGGGCGACGGTTCGTGGAAGCAGGACTGGACGATTCTGGCTGCTGGAGCGCACGAACTGACTCGTGATGAGCAACAGGAACTTGGTCATGCGTCACCGGTGCTGATTGCCCAGTCGCTCGAGCGCAAGACTGTTGTGATTCTGGGGACGCAGTACGCGGGCGAGATCAAGAAGAGTATTTTCTACGCGATGAACTTTGACATGCCCGAAGCCGGCGTGTTTCCGATGCACTGTTCGTGCAATGTCGATGCGAAGGATCCTTCGAATGTTGCGCTGTTCTTCGGACTTTCGGGCACGGGCAAGACGACGCTCTCGGCCGATCCGAACCGGGCTCTTGTCGGCGACGACGAGCATGGGTGGGGCCCGAGCGGGATTTTCAACTTCGAGGGCGGGTGCTACGCGAAGTGCATTCGTCTGAGCGAAGAGGGCGAGCCGCAGATCTGGAATGCGATTCGGTTCGGGAGCGTGCTCGAAAACGTGATGATCGATGCGAAAACTCGTCGGCCGGATTATGACGATGGGTCGATGACGGAGAACTCACGTGTGACCTATCCGGTGGACTTCATCCCGGGCGCGAAAATACCTTCAGTGGCGGGACACGCAAAGAACGTGATTTTTCTGACTGCCGATGCGTTTGGGGTGGTGCCGCCTGTGAGTCGTTTGTCGCCTGAACAAGCGATGTACTACTTCATCAATGGGTACACATCGAAACTTGCGGGAACCGAAGCGGGCGTGACGGAGCCTGTGCCGAACTTCAGCCCGTGTTTTGGCGGCCCGTTCCTGCCGCGTCCTCCCGGGGAGTATGCGGCGATGCTGGCCGAGCGGATTCGCAAGCACAATGCGAACGTGTGGCTGCTGAACACAGGGTGGACTGGCGGCGGCTACGGCAAGGGGCATCGTTTCGAACTCAAGTACACGCGGCAGATGGTGTCGCAAATCTTGAGCGGGGAACTGGCTCGAGGCTCGTTCGAGGCCGACCCGGTGTTTGGTCTGTCGATTCCGACTCGAGTGGCGGGGGTGCCGGACAGCGTGCTTCGCCCTCGGAACACGTGGGCGGACGGGACGGCGTATGACGCCAAGGCACGGCATCTGGCACAACTCTTCCGCGAGAACGCGAGCAAGTATGACTTGTCTGCGGAGATTATCGCGGCGGGGCCTAGAGGCTGA
- a CDS encoding YicC family protein, with the protein MTGFGDASAQRDGAHFFVEVRSLNNKYLKAVIRLPESLQSLEPELESVLRHRLGRGTVTLTASISDQSASAAMEINHDALQKYVDQLEKAPAFAQGKVRMDLAALLTLPGVLQPPSDEEERLHRTRDVLVALTEEACGVLIERRAREGMSLARELESQLDLMSDRLEKIHERAPDVVADYEKRLKARVEVLLQDAEMTTDPSDLIREIAVYAEKTDIHEEVTRLREHIRHFRDLIASEVPVGRTLDFLSQELLREANTMASKSPNAELARLIVEIKGAIDRVKEQVQNVE; encoded by the coding sequence ATGACCGGATTTGGAGACGCATCGGCCCAGCGCGACGGCGCGCACTTTTTTGTCGAGGTCCGGTCGCTGAACAACAAGTATCTCAAGGCTGTCATTCGGCTGCCCGAGTCGCTGCAATCGCTTGAGCCTGAGCTGGAGTCTGTTCTCCGGCATCGACTCGGGCGCGGCACGGTGACGCTGACAGCGAGCATCTCGGATCAATCGGCCAGCGCGGCGATGGAAATCAACCACGACGCGCTTCAGAAATATGTGGATCAACTTGAGAAGGCTCCGGCGTTTGCTCAGGGAAAGGTCAGGATGGACCTGGCGGCGCTGCTGACGCTGCCTGGTGTGCTTCAGCCTCCGAGCGACGAGGAGGAGAGGCTGCACCGGACGCGCGATGTGCTGGTCGCGCTGACGGAGGAAGCGTGCGGGGTGCTGATCGAACGTCGAGCGCGCGAGGGGATGTCGCTGGCGCGCGAACTGGAATCACAACTCGACTTGATGAGTGATCGACTGGAGAAGATCCACGAACGTGCGCCCGATGTGGTCGCCGATTATGAAAAGCGGCTCAAGGCGCGTGTCGAGGTGCTGCTTCAGGATGCGGAGATGACGACCGATCCGTCGGATCTGATCCGCGAGATTGCGGTGTATGCTGAGAAGACTGATATTCATGAGGAAGTGACGCGTTTGCGCGAGCACATCCGGCATTTCCGTGATCTGATTGCCAGCGAGGTGCCTGTGGGGCGGACGCTGGATTTTCTGAGTCAGGAGTTGCTGCGCGAGGCGAACACGATGGCGAGCAAAAGCCCGAACGCAGAATTGGCGCGCCTGATCGTGGAAATCAAGGGTGCGATCGACCGTGTGAAGGAGCAGGTGCAGAACGTGGAGTGA
- a CDS encoding VCBS repeat-containing protein has protein sequence MELLGYANQLRTVAAFLVPATFASLSQAQNTFVNQALARGVNYTVGSNNSFIGQGVALADLNGNGHLDIIALGANSGVVGIFQNNGSGQFTNRSAQSGIPPTTWVTSVTAIDFDGDGDLDLHLVRAGHPDRLYRNDGNFSFTDVSVASGLNSGGYGIGANWADYDGDGWLDVYLCNRTGTEGNFIENQLFRNNGNGTFTDVSVQLGVQATGDPTLLALWFDFDNDGDPDLYLGTDKGFDSPFTNRLYRNNGDGTFTEITQQANMEANLDCMGFAVGDISGNGFQDVYMTNLPPGNLLMLNNGDGTFSDATAAAELEVFALGWATGFFDYDNDTDLDLFVCNEMAPNRLFRNNGSFPFTDVTPTSGLGELATSYTFAYGDIDGDGDLDMIVSNINQPLRVFINTVGQDNHWIKLNVVGYGPNTKAIGAVVRLTANNISQMREVFSGGNYLSQNQTVLHFGLGPFTLATQTIEVRWPNSNVRRTLTGYPANHTWNIYPPSRLGDVNNDGVISTSEIEQAIHVMQALGGGELQPGHEIFDINGDCRVTLIDILAMTKRLQSASGSNSPAVRTP, from the coding sequence ATGGAACTCTTAGGCTACGCGAATCAACTGAGAACAGTTGCAGCATTTCTTGTTCCTGCGACGTTTGCCAGTCTGTCTCAGGCGCAGAACACATTCGTCAACCAGGCCCTGGCCAGGGGCGTCAATTACACCGTTGGATCAAACAACTCGTTTATCGGTCAAGGCGTCGCATTGGCAGACCTCAACGGCAACGGACACCTTGACATAATCGCTCTCGGAGCAAACTCGGGCGTCGTCGGCATCTTCCAGAACAACGGCTCTGGGCAGTTCACCAACCGCTCTGCACAGAGCGGAATCCCGCCAACGACGTGGGTGACAAGCGTTACTGCAATCGATTTCGACGGGGACGGAGACCTTGACCTCCATCTTGTCCGTGCTGGCCATCCAGATCGCCTGTACCGCAACGATGGCAACTTCAGCTTCACCGATGTCTCAGTTGCCTCAGGCCTCAACAGCGGTGGCTATGGCATCGGTGCCAATTGGGCCGACTACGACGGCGACGGATGGCTCGACGTATACCTCTGCAACCGCACCGGCACCGAAGGCAACTTCATTGAGAATCAACTCTTCCGCAACAATGGCAACGGCACTTTCACCGATGTCTCTGTTCAGCTCGGCGTACAAGCGACCGGCGACCCAACTCTTCTCGCCTTGTGGTTCGACTTCGACAACGACGGCGACCCCGACCTCTACCTCGGCACTGACAAAGGATTCGATAGCCCCTTCACCAACCGTCTCTACCGTAACAACGGTGATGGCACATTCACCGAAATCACCCAGCAGGCCAACATGGAAGCAAACCTTGACTGCATGGGCTTTGCTGTTGGCGATATCTCCGGCAACGGCTTTCAGGATGTCTACATGACCAACTTGCCGCCGGGCAATCTGCTCATGCTCAACAACGGCGACGGCACATTCTCCGATGCCACCGCAGCAGCCGAACTCGAAGTCTTCGCCCTCGGCTGGGCCACCGGATTCTTCGACTACGACAACGACACCGACCTCGATCTGTTCGTCTGCAATGAGATGGCGCCCAATCGACTCTTTCGCAACAACGGCTCATTCCCATTTACCGATGTCACCCCCACGAGCGGCCTGGGCGAACTCGCAACCTCATACACCTTCGCCTACGGCGACATTGACGGTGACGGCGATCTCGACATGATCGTCTCGAATATCAACCAACCGCTACGAGTCTTCATCAATACTGTCGGACAGGACAATCACTGGATCAAACTCAACGTCGTCGGCTACGGCCCCAACACCAAGGCCATCGGCGCAGTCGTCCGACTCACCGCCAACAACATCTCTCAGATGCGAGAAGTCTTCTCAGGGGGCAACTATCTAAGCCAGAATCAGACCGTCCTTCACTTCGGACTCGGCCCATTCACACTCGCCACACAAACCATCGAAGTACGCTGGCCAAACAGCAATGTCCGCCGCACACTCACCGGGTATCCCGCGAACCACACTTGGAACATCTACCCGCCCTCACGCCTCGGAGACGTCAACAACGACGGCGTCATCTCCACCAGCGAGATCGAGCAGGCCATTCATGTCATGCAAGCACTCGGCGGCGGCGAACTTCAACCCGGTCACGAGATCTTTGATATCAACGGCGACTGCCGCGTCACCTTGATCGACATCCTCGCCATGACCAAACGCCTTCAGAGCGCCTCGGGCAGCAATTCCCCGGCAGTACGCACGCCTTGA
- a CDS encoding response regulator, translating to MNKNAKPSRSSRLDTSRVNTLGSQAKNLNDLLDDLDRAPGTRSSKRNHARSPFRAQAIATTIRQADGGEVHLRLACRNLSIGGISLLHSAYLHPGTSVVVNLPLAVGGTRMIKGKIVRCAHVRGMIHEVGVRFGEQINLRDFQRSDPFGMEFSYENVKPSDLKGLVVHLDPSEIDRKIVRHFLRDTSLSIRGCETAAEARELIEKGCDLIIMEYGLTDTDGAVLTSSLRCEGQMHPVIMVSSNTTPEAAEMIRRSAVEVFLPKPIDPDRLMSAIAEFLLPTGRAREQSGSDSEAMKELAALFSKDLVAYADRLESALSEQSSEGVLQIAQQIRGTALSLGFGSLGAMSGEVADRLGRKQPLSAVVRQVRSLITSCRSFRPVS from the coding sequence ATGAACAAGAACGCAAAGCCTTCTCGCAGCAGCAGGCTTGACACGAGCCGGGTCAATACGCTTGGCAGCCAGGCGAAGAACCTCAATGACCTGCTCGATGATCTGGACCGCGCGCCCGGTACACGATCGTCGAAGCGAAACCACGCGCGGTCACCATTTCGTGCGCAGGCGATTGCGACGACGATTCGTCAGGCGGACGGCGGCGAAGTGCATTTGCGCCTTGCGTGCCGCAATCTTTCGATCGGAGGGATAAGCCTGTTGCACAGCGCGTATCTGCATCCAGGCACCAGCGTCGTGGTGAACCTGCCCCTGGCGGTGGGTGGAACGAGGATGATCAAGGGCAAGATTGTTCGATGCGCACATGTGCGGGGGATGATCCACGAGGTAGGCGTGAGGTTTGGTGAGCAGATCAACCTGAGAGACTTTCAGCGGTCAGATCCGTTCGGAATGGAGTTTTCGTACGAGAACGTGAAACCGAGCGACCTGAAGGGCCTGGTGGTGCATCTGGATCCGTCGGAGATTGATCGCAAGATCGTCAGGCACTTTCTGCGCGACACGTCGCTGTCGATTCGTGGGTGCGAGACTGCGGCCGAAGCGAGGGAGCTGATCGAGAAGGGGTGCGACCTGATCATCATGGAGTATGGGCTGACGGATACAGACGGAGCGGTGTTGACCTCGTCGCTGCGGTGTGAGGGACAGATGCACCCTGTGATCATGGTGAGCAGCAACACAACGCCCGAGGCTGCGGAGATGATTCGGCGCAGTGCGGTGGAAGTGTTTCTGCCCAAGCCGATCGATCCGGATCGATTGATGAGCGCGATTGCGGAGTTTCTGCTTCCGACGGGCAGGGCGCGGGAGCAGAGTGGGAGCGATTCGGAGGCGATGAAGGAGTTGGCTGCGCTGTTCAGCAAAGATCTGGTGGCGTATGCCGATCGTCTTGAATCTGCACTGAGCGAGCAAAGTTCCGAGGGGGTACTGCAGATTGCGCAGCAGATCCGTGGGACGGCGTTGTCGCTGGGGTTTGGGTCTTTAGGCGCGATGTCGGGCGAGGTTGCGGATCGGCTGGGACGGAAGCAACCTTTGTCGGCCGTGGTGCGGCAGGTGCGCAGCCTGATCACAAGTTGCCGATCATTTCGGCCCGTATCCTGA
- a CDS encoding DNA gyrase subunit B: MTRVEPVPPSASHNGYGADQIKVLEGLEAVRKRPGMYIGGTGINALHHLVYETVDNSIDEAMAGYATAVNVSILADGSVSVSDDGRGIPVDPVKHEDPNLNGKSAIEVVMTKLHAGGKFGQEGSAYKVSGGLHGVGVSCVNALSEYLHTEVYRDGQRYVIVFERGRVTTPLHVDGPIPEGAWRRTGTTVTFKPDSTIFPDVEFNFTTLAARLRELSYLNPGVTIRLKDERVGADGKPRAEVYRADHGLLEYVQHLMIGKNAVSSPVFLRKAEGDQVCEVALQYHDGYNELLFSFANNINNVDGGTHAQGFKVALTRTLNGYSRRIGIIKEKDPVPTGEDLREGIVAIVSVKLPDPTFNNQPKERLLNPEIEGFVSSAVGEALEAWLEEHPSEAKRLCLKGIVAAQAREAARKARELTRRKTALDSGSMPHKLRDCKTKDVDRSELFLVEGDSAGGSATQGRDTDTQAILPLRGKLLNVEKARIDKMLQHEEIRTLIQALRCGIGPEFDISRLRYGRVIIMTDADVDGSHIRTLLLTFLFRHMPDLIRRGHVYIAQPPLYQILKGRKSRYVLNDKLLGDVLTEIGLEDAVLIVRDTLREDDDAEPVVVRRIEGSDARRVVHLLRRLKELVEIAERRGVRFADLLSVRQDGRLPTHKVSCRALNLYAWSEQDANSLVNERGWSLEDTAIIDAESEVEEIDPERSRNAAQREQVGKPIATIRELHENRELEKLITELGQFSLDISDYGLVQEESVTGAKLPTKYAWVTSRATKASVRDSEESAEGAAVEPETALRVVEAANLPEILRTLHDIGRRGMEIKRFKGLGEMDAEQLWETTMDVSRRTLLRVTWEQAGDADSLFSILMGKLVEPRRKFIEDHALEVKNLDV, encoded by the coding sequence ATGACCAGAGTTGAACCGGTTCCTCCGAGCGCGAGCCACAACGGGTACGGCGCGGACCAGATCAAGGTGCTTGAAGGGCTCGAAGCGGTCCGCAAGCGCCCCGGGATGTATATCGGTGGCACGGGCATCAACGCGCTGCATCATCTTGTCTACGAGACGGTGGACAACTCGATCGACGAAGCGATGGCGGGGTACGCGACGGCGGTCAATGTGTCGATTCTGGCTGATGGTTCGGTGAGCGTTTCGGACGATGGACGCGGTATCCCGGTCGACCCGGTCAAGCACGAAGACCCGAATCTCAACGGTAAATCTGCGATCGAAGTCGTGATGACCAAGCTGCACGCGGGCGGGAAGTTCGGGCAGGAAGGAAGCGCGTACAAGGTTTCGGGCGGGTTGCATGGCGTGGGTGTGAGCTGCGTCAACGCGCTGTCGGAATATCTGCACACCGAGGTGTATCGGGATGGACAGCGGTATGTGATCGTGTTTGAACGCGGGCGCGTGACGACGCCTTTGCATGTGGATGGCCCGATCCCCGAGGGGGCGTGGCGGCGGACCGGTACGACGGTGACATTCAAGCCTGATTCGACAATCTTTCCGGATGTGGAGTTCAACTTCACGACTCTTGCGGCGCGGCTTCGGGAGTTGTCGTATCTCAATCCGGGAGTGACGATCAGGCTGAAGGACGAGCGCGTGGGCGCCGACGGCAAGCCTCGGGCCGAGGTGTATCGGGCGGATCACGGACTTCTGGAGTATGTGCAGCACCTGATGATCGGGAAGAACGCGGTCTCGAGCCCGGTGTTTCTGCGCAAGGCTGAAGGCGATCAGGTGTGCGAGGTGGCGCTGCAGTATCACGACGGGTACAACGAGTTGTTGTTCTCGTTTGCCAACAACATCAACAATGTCGATGGTGGCACGCATGCGCAGGGTTTCAAGGTCGCGCTGACGCGCACGCTCAATGGATATTCCCGGCGTATCGGGATCATCAAGGAAAAGGATCCGGTGCCGACGGGCGAGGATCTGCGTGAGGGGATTGTGGCGATTGTGTCGGTGAAACTCCCGGATCCGACGTTCAACAATCAGCCGAAGGAAAGGCTGCTCAATCCGGAGATCGAGGGTTTTGTGAGTTCGGCGGTGGGAGAGGCGCTCGAGGCGTGGCTTGAGGAGCATCCTTCGGAAGCCAAGAGGCTGTGTCTGAAAGGGATCGTGGCGGCACAGGCGCGCGAGGCGGCGCGCAAGGCGCGCGAGTTGACACGGCGCAAGACGGCGCTGGACTCGGGCTCGATGCCTCACAAGCTGCGAGACTGCAAAACCAAGGATGTCGATCGGAGCGAGTTGTTTCTGGTGGAAGGCGATTCTGCGGGTGGGTCGGCGACGCAGGGGCGCGATACGGATACGCAGGCGATTCTGCCGCTGCGGGGCAAGTTGCTCAATGTCGAAAAGGCGCGCATCGACAAGATGCTGCAGCACGAGGAAATCAGGACGTTGATTCAGGCGCTGCGCTGCGGCATCGGGCCGGAGTTTGATATCTCACGCCTGCGGTATGGCAGAGTCATCATCATGACGGACGCCGATGTCGACGGCAGCCACATTCGCACGTTGCTCTTGACGTTTCTGTTCCGGCACATGCCCGACTTGATTCGGCGTGGGCATGTGTACATCGCGCAGCCTCCGCTGTATCAGATTCTCAAGGGGCGCAAGTCGCGGTATGTGCTCAATGACAAGTTGCTGGGCGATGTGCTGACGGAGATCGGGCTTGAGGACGCGGTTTTGATTGTGCGCGACACGCTGAGAGAGGATGACGACGCCGAGCCGGTGGTTGTCAGACGCATCGAGGGTTCGGATGCGCGGCGTGTGGTGCATCTTTTGCGGCGGCTCAAGGAACTGGTGGAGATTGCCGAGCGTCGAGGGGTTCGGTTTGCAGACCTGCTGAGTGTGCGTCAGGACGGGCGACTGCCGACGCACAAGGTGAGTTGTCGCGCTCTGAACCTGTACGCGTGGAGCGAGCAGGACGCCAACAGCCTTGTGAACGAACGTGGGTGGTCGCTGGAAGACACGGCGATTATCGATGCAGAGTCGGAAGTTGAAGAGATTGATCCGGAACGTTCGCGTAATGCGGCGCAGCGTGAGCAGGTCGGCAAGCCGATTGCGACCATTCGTGAACTGCACGAAAACCGCGAGCTTGAGAAGTTGATTACGGAACTGGGGCAGTTTTCGCTGGATATCTCGGACTATGGACTGGTGCAGGAAGAGTCGGTGACGGGTGCAAAGCTGCCTACGAAGTATGCCTGGGTGACGAGCAGGGCGACCAAGGCCAGTGTGCGTGATTCTGAGGAATCGGCGGAAGGTGCAGCTGTTGAGCCGGAGACGGCATTGCGCGTCGTCGAAGCGGCTAACCTGCCCGAGATTTTGCGGACGCTGCACGATATCGGACGGCGTGGGATGGAGATCAAGCGGTTCAAGGGTCTGGGTGAAATGGACGCTGAGCAGTTGTGGGAAACCACGATGGACGTTTCGCGCCGGACGCTCTTGCGGGTGACGTGGGAACAGGCTGGGGATGCGGATTCGCTGTTCAGTATCCTGATGGGCAAACTTGTCGAGCCTCGGCGGAAGTTCATCGAGGATCACGCACTTGAGGTCAAGAATCTGGACGTGTGA
- the tpiA gene encoding triose-phosphate isomerase, which yields MTRRPYVGGNWKMNTGVLSAGALARGIAGDLVDQPPCDVTIFPPFPYLLSVNSILRERGVGLRLGSQDVYHQPNGAFTGEVSAEMLIDCGVRSVLVGHSERRHVIGESDGLIRQKLIAGLDAGLEVVLCIGETLEQRNAGETDLVNVRQLEAGLSDLGFERMSKVVIAYEPVWAIGTGRTATPADAQDAHEKIRAWLSATFNDQVAQETRIIYGGSAKPANAAELFSQPDVDGGLIGGASLVSADFVRIVRAAVASRRMQHDSRG from the coding sequence ATGACGCGAAGGCCCTACGTTGGCGGAAACTGGAAAATGAACACTGGCGTGCTCTCGGCCGGGGCGCTGGCACGGGGCATTGCGGGCGACCTTGTCGATCAGCCGCCGTGTGATGTCACGATTTTTCCACCGTTTCCGTACCTGTTGAGCGTCAACTCGATTCTCAGAGAACGCGGGGTTGGGTTGCGGCTTGGTTCGCAGGATGTCTACCACCAGCCTAACGGAGCCTTTACGGGCGAAGTTTCCGCCGAGATGCTCATCGACTGTGGTGTTCGGTCCGTGCTGGTTGGTCACAGCGAAAGGCGACATGTCATCGGAGAGTCCGATGGGCTGATCCGGCAGAAGTTGATCGCGGGGCTTGATGCGGGGTTGGAGGTCGTGCTTTGCATCGGTGAGACGCTCGAACAGCGCAATGCGGGTGAAACTGACCTGGTGAATGTGCGACAACTCGAGGCGGGATTATCTGATTTGGGTTTCGAGCGGATGAGCAAGGTGGTGATTGCGTACGAGCCGGTTTGGGCGATCGGGACCGGGCGGACCGCGACTCCGGCTGATGCTCAGGACGCGCACGAGAAGATCAGAGCGTGGCTGAGCGCGACTTTCAACGATCAGGTGGCACAAGAGACTCGGATTATTTATGGTGGGTCTGCCAAGCCAGCGAACGCGGCCGAGTTGTTTTCGCAACCTGATGTTGATGGGGGGCTGATCGGGGGTGCATCGCTGGTATCGGCCGATTTCGTCCGAATTGTGCGCGCAGCGGTCGCGTCGCGAAGGATGCAGCACGATTCCCGGGGTTGA
- the secG gene encoding preprotein translocase subunit SecG gives MVLTLGLSPWIASILIALFLVICVLMILIVLIQRPQGGGLSGAFGSGSGGSGQTAFGTKTGDALTFATIGIFVTYLLLAVGLQFAARPEAPARGPAVIESSDRFPEDFAPPAGQVPAPVEDTPVPPAVPSAVDDESGAPSPGSEGSQDSSQADDGF, from the coding sequence ATGGTTTTGACACTGGGCTTGAGTCCATGGATTGCGTCGATCCTGATTGCGCTGTTTCTGGTGATCTGCGTGCTGATGATTCTGATCGTGCTGATTCAGAGGCCTCAGGGAGGCGGACTGAGTGGGGCGTTCGGGTCTGGGAGCGGCGGGTCTGGTCAAACGGCGTTCGGGACCAAGACGGGTGATGCTCTGACATTCGCGACGATCGGTATTTTCGTGACGTACTTGCTTCTGGCGGTGGGGCTGCAGTTTGCAGCTCGTCCTGAGGCGCCTGCAAGGGGTCCTGCTGTGATTGAGTCGAGCGATCGGTTTCCGGAGGACTTTGCGCCTCCTGCCGGGCAAGTGCCTGCGCCGGTCGAGGACACGCCTGTGCCGCCTGCGGTGCCGAGTGCGGTTGATGATGAGTCGGGCGCACCATCGCCGGGCTCTGAGGGTTCTCAAGACTCGAGTCAGGCGGACGATGGGTTCTAG
- a CDS encoding fructosamine kinase family protein, giving the protein MSVERAVLNQIEEVVGVRASGTRALAGGCIAEVHRLDFVDGQRLVAKVDRGPTPRLDVEGLMLAELARRTSLRVPHVIVSEPGLLLMEFIESDGVVSDGGREEFADAMAALHRVRTEKYGFGRDTLIGPMTQPNVDSNEWASFFAEYRLRRFSDEARRSARLPDELHRRCLELADRLADELEATEGPVLIHGDCWSGNVLWHSGRFAGVIDPAIYHAEREVELAFMDLMGSFGSAFWGRYEELFPIQPGFWERRRRIYQLYPLLVHVHLFGGGYVGAVAEALDAAGA; this is encoded by the coding sequence GTGAGTGTCGAGCGGGCTGTGCTGAACCAGATTGAAGAGGTTGTCGGTGTGCGAGCGAGCGGCACGCGCGCGCTTGCTGGGGGGTGCATAGCCGAGGTTCATCGGCTTGATTTTGTCGATGGTCAGCGACTGGTTGCGAAGGTTGATCGCGGCCCAACGCCTCGGTTGGATGTCGAGGGGCTGATGCTGGCGGAGTTGGCGAGGCGAACGAGTCTGCGTGTGCCTCATGTGATCGTGTCGGAGCCTGGCCTTCTGCTCATGGAGTTCATCGAATCGGACGGCGTGGTCAGCGATGGGGGGCGGGAAGAGTTTGCCGATGCGATGGCTGCATTGCATCGAGTGCGAACTGAGAAGTATGGGTTTGGGCGCGACACGTTGATTGGGCCGATGACCCAGCCGAACGTGGACTCGAACGAATGGGCGTCTTTTTTTGCGGAGTATCGATTAAGGAGGTTCTCGGACGAAGCGAGACGCAGTGCTCGGCTTCCGGACGAACTTCACAGGCGGTGTTTGGAATTGGCGGATCGGCTTGCGGACGAACTCGAAGCGACAGAGGGGCCAGTGCTGATCCACGGTGATTGCTGGTCGGGGAATGTCCTGTGGCACAGCGGGCGATTTGCGGGTGTCATCGATCCGGCGATCTATCACGCCGAGCGGGAGGTGGAACTGGCGTTCATGGACTTGATGGGATCGTTCGGGAGCGCGTTCTGGGGGCGCTATGAAGAGCTGTTTCCAATTCAGCCCGGATTCTGGGAGCGACGGCGGCGAATCTACCAGTTATACCCGCTGCTGGTGCATGTGCATTTGTTTGGTGGGGGGTATGTCGGCGCGGTGGCCGAGGCGCTTGATGCGGCAGGCGCATAA